The sequence CGAGCTTCGACGACACCGCGCCCACCGAGCCGTGGGTCGCGAACGTGGTGTTCGTCCCGGGCGAGGGCGGCTTCCAGGACGGCGCGCGCGTCGCGGTGCTGTTCTCCACCGGGGAGGCGCTCCCGGAGACGGCGGAGGAGCTGCTGGACGAGGACGTCACCGTCACCGGGGTGGGCTTCGGGTCGATGTTCGGCGTCGAGCCCCTCAGCGCCGAGGAGCTCGCCGAGAGCACGCTGCAGACCCTCACCTCGGAGAACGCCTACGTGCCGGTGGACGAGATGGCCGAGTGGAGCGAGGTCACCTGCGAGGACGGCATGGACTTCGACGACTTCGCGACGGTGGGCTGCGAGGCGTCCACCGCGGACGGCGAGTCGTGGGAGCTGCTCGTCGCGCCGGGCACCTACGTGGACAACGATCAGGGGCTGCTCGTGGGCATCGACGTCCGGCCCGACGCCTGAGCCGACCCGCCCCCGGGCCGGCCCGGCGAATGAGCCGGCCCGACGCCTGAACCGACCCGACACCTGAGCCGGCCCGCCCGCGGTCAGGTCGCTCACCACGGGTTTCCTGCCGCGGCGCGCCGCCTCTAGGCTGGGAGGTGCGCCGCGCGGCACGCGTCGGCGCCGCGGCCGGGACGACCCGGTCGACGCGCTCGCAGGAGGACGGCCTCGCAGGAGGACTCCCCGATGCCCTCTCGCTCCCACGCCCCCGTCGACGGCACCCGCACCGACCGCACCGACCCCCGCATCGATCGCGCAGACCGCACCGATCGCGCAGATCACACCGATCCTGCTCCCGCGGGCGGCGCTCCGGCGGGCGGCCCGCCCGCCGATCCTCCGCCCGTCGGCCCGCTCCGCGCCGTGCTCACCCGCGACGCCCTCACCCGCCTGCTGCTCGGCTGGGCGGGCGTCGGCGTGCTCACCCTCGCCGCCCCGGGCCCCGGCCTCCCCTCCCTCGCGCTCGCGCTGGTGCTCGCCGGCATCGTCGCGATCATCGTGGTGGCCGCCGGCGGCGTGGTCCGGCAAGCCGAGGCGCTCGCCCACCGGCTCGGCGATCCCTACGGCACGCTCGTGCTCACCCTGTCGATCGTGGTGATCGAGGTGGTGCTCATCGCGGCGGTGATGCTGGGCCCGGGCGAGCACGCGACCATCGCGCGCGACTCGGTGATGGCGGTCTCGATGATCATCATGAACCTGGTGCTCGGCCTGTGCCTGCTGGTGGGCGGGCTGCGGCACGGGGATCTCGCCGTGCAGCGCGTGGGCGCCTCCGCCTACATGGTGATGCTGGTGGCGCTGTCCGCGCTCGCCTTCGCCCTGCCCGCCCTGCTGGATGCCGGCGGCAGCTACTCCCCCGTCCAGGCCGCCGTGGTCGGCGGGGCGACGGTGCTGGTCTACGCCGTCTTCCTCGCCCGGCAGATGGGTGCGCAGGCCGGGGACTTCCAGGAGGCCGCCCCCGGCACCGGCGCCCCCTCCCCCGCCTCCGGCACTGCCGCAGACACCGACGCCGACGCGGACTCCGACGCCCCGACCCCGCTGGGCGAGACCCTCGCCGCGCACCGCACGGAGCTGTTCGCCCGCACCGCGCTGCTCATCGTGACCGTGCTGCCGATCGTGCTGCTCTCCCACCACATGGCGGGGCTGCTCGACGAGGGCCTCGCCCGGCTCGGCGCCCCGGCCGCGCTCGGCGGCGTGCTCATCGCGCTGATCGTGTTCACCCCGGAGTCCCTCACCTCCGTGCGCGCCGCCCTGGCCGGGGAGACGCAGCGGGTGGTGAACCTCTGCCACGGCGCGCTGGTCTCGACCCTCGCCCTGACCATCCCCACGGTGCTGATGATCGGCCTCGTCACCGGGAACCCGGTGGTGCTCGCCGAGTCGCCCGCCAACCTGCTGCTGCTCGCGGTGACCCTCGCGGTCGCGGCGATCTCCGCCGCCGCCCCGCGCGTCACGGCGATCCACGGCGCGGTGCACCTGCTGCTGTTCGGGGTGTACGCGCTCGCGCTGTTCTCCTGACCGGCCGGATCGGAACGGGTCGCTTCGGATCGGTTCGGTTCGGTTCGCGGTATGGTCGCGGCGTGAGTGCGACGACGCTTCCGATCCCGACCGACGACGGCGACCTGCCGGGCCTGCTGTGGCTGCCCGAGAACCTCGAGGAGCCGGTGCCCGGGCTCGTGGTGCTGCAGGAGATCTTCGGGCTGTCCCCGTACATCCGGCAGCGCTGCGCGGATCTCGCCGCGCTCGGCTGCGCCGTGCTCGCCCCGCAGCTGTTCGCCCGGCTGGACCCGCCGGTCGCCGCGGTCGAGGATCAGGAGGACGTCGAGGCCTGGCTCGCGGAGGGGATGGCGCTGACGGAGCGGCTGCCCTGGGAGCGGGCCGAGGCCGACGCGATCGCCGCGCTGGGCGCGCTGCGGGCCCACGGCGCCGTCGACTCCGAGCGGGTGGGGCTGGTGGGCTTCTGCTACGGCGGCGGCCTCGCCGTCGCCGCGACGGCCTCCGCGGCCGCGGAGGACCGGCCGCCCTCGGTGCTGGTGAGCTACTACGGCTCCGCCCTGCCCACGCTGCTGGACCGGGCGGCGGGGATCGAGGTGCCGAGCCTGCACCACTTCGGCACGGCCGACTCCTTCATCCCCGAGCCGATGGTCGAGGAGATCCGCCGCACGGTCACCGCCGAGGGCACCCGCGAGCAGGTGCGCTTCCACCTGCACGAGGGCGCGGGCCACGCCTTCGACAACCCCCACCCCGCGCTGCATCACGCCGCGGCGGCCGAGGCCGCCTGGCGGCAGACGGTCGACGTCCTCGCCGAGACGCTGCCGCTGCGGCGTTGAGGCAGGGCTGAGGCCGGGCACCGGCGGGGCTGCGGCGGGGCCGAGGGGGCTTCCGCACGACCGGCACGCACCCCGCGGGCGACCCGCCGACAGCCCGCAGGCACCCTGTGGAGGGTGATCCGCGTCCTCGGTCACCCTCCACCGCACTCGTTGCCGAATAGTTATCTCTGGATTGTCGGACAGTCGGACGGCCTGAGGCGACGCCGGTCCATGCGCCCCCATCGCTCCAGGCCATGCCGGGGATCGGAAGGCACCGCGAGAGGCCTCCCCGAGGGGCCCCGGAGACCGCGAAGACAGGTCCGGAGAGACTGAACACCCTGTTCCGAGGCATATTCCGAACCCGACGGGGCCTACGCTTCAAGGTGTCCCCAGGGTGCGCCGGGGACCCCTCGGGGGGACGGAGGGCCCACGGCGCGACCCGTACCACGCCACCCGTCCGCCGACGAAGGAGCCCACGTGCCGCCAGTGATCACTGCGGAAGGCCTGTACAAGGTCTTCGGCCGCCGTCCCGCCCGAGGAGTCGAGGCGCTCGAACGCGGGCGCTCTCGGGCTGAGCTCCGCGAGGACGGCCTCACGGCCGCCGTGATCGATGCGAGCTTCAGCGTCGACCCCGGAGAGATCTTCGTGGTGATGGGGCTGTCGGGCTCCGGCAAGTCCACCCTCATCCGCATGGTCAACGGCCTGCTGCCCGCGACCGCGGGCACGCTGCGCATCGGTGACGACGTGCTCTCCGACATGAGCGCCGCGAAGATCCGCGACGTGCGCCGCCGGCGCATCTCGATGGTGTTCCAGCACTTCGCCCTGCTCCCCCACCGCACCGTCGGCGAGAACGCCGCCTACGGCCTGCAGGTCAGCGGCATGAACCGCAGCGACCGCGAGGCCCGCGCCACCGAGGCGCTGAAGATGGTGGGGCTCGAGGGCTGGGGCGGATACCGTCCCGGCGACCTCTCGGGCGGCATGCAGCAGCGTGTGGGCCTGGCCCGGGCGCTCGCTGCGGACACCGACGTGCTGCTGATGGACGAGGCGTTCAGCGCCCTGGACCCCCTGATCCGCCGCGACATGCAGGATCAGCTCGCGGACCTCCAGCAGCACCTGGACAAGACGATCCTGTTCATCACCCACGATCTGAACGAGGCCATGCGCCTCGGCGACCGGATCGCGATGATGCGCGACGGCCGGATCGAGCAGATCGGCACCTCGGACGAGATCCTCAACGAGCCGGCCAACGACTACGTGGCCCGCTTCATCCAGGACGTGGACCGCTCCCGGGTGCTCACCGCGAGCACCGTCATGGAGCACCCGGCCCAGACCCTCGGCAGCGAGCAGGGCCCCCGCACCGCGCACAAGATGCTGCGCGAGACGCAGAACCCCTGGCTGATCGTCCTGAAGCGCGACCGCACCCCGGCGGGCGTGCTGTGGGAGGACGACGTCGCGGCGGCCGTGAGCGACGGCCGCGACGACCTGCCCTGGTCGACCGTCCACGAGATGCCCGTCGTCTCGCACGACACCCCGGTCGCGGAGCTCTTCACGCTCTCGGCGCAGCATCTCAGCCCGCTGGTGGTGGTGGACGACGAAGGCCGCTTCGCCGGCGTCGTCCCCCGGGTCACGCTCCTCACCGCCGCCGGTGTCGGCCTCGGCGAGAACGGCTCCGACGCCCCCGCGGACGGCCCGGACCCCGGCGCCGGCCCCGGCCCCGGCCCCGGCCCCGGCCCCGGCCCCGAGGACGATCCCGATTCCCCTGCTCTCCACTCCACCGACGCCCTGGGAGGTGACCGATGACCCCGCAGGACGATTCCTTCATGCCCCGCGTGCCGGTCGGCGAATGGGCCGACAGCGCCATCGACTGGCTGAAGGCGAACCTCTCCTGGCTGTTCGACGCCTTCCGCACCGTGATGGGCTTCCTGGTCGACAACCTCACCGACCTGCTGCTGCTCGTGCCCGCGCTCGTGGCGATCCCGGTGTTCGCCCTCATCGCGCTGACGCTGCGCTCCTGGAAGCTCGCCGTGGGCACCGTGATCAGCTTCGCGCTCGTGCTCTCGATGGACCAGTGGGAGACGATGATGCAGACCATGGCGCTGGTGCTGGTCGCCACCGCCTTCGCCGTGCTCATCGCGGTGCCGCTGGGCGTCCTCGCCTCCCTCAACAGCACGGTGAGCGCGATCGTCAAGCCGGTCATGGACTTCATGCAGACCATGCCCGCCTTCGTCTACCTGATCCCGGCGGTCACCTTCTTCTCCATCGGAGTGGTCCCCGGCATCTTCGCGACCATCATCTTCGCGCTGCCCCCGGGGGTGCGGATGACCGAGCTGGGGATCCGTCAGGTGGATTCCGAGACCGTCGAGGCCGGCGAGGCCTTCGGCGCGACCCCCTGGCAGATCCTCCGCGGCATCCAGCTGCCGCTGGCGATCCCCACCATCATGGCGGGCGTCAACCAGGTCATCATGCTCGCGCTGTCCATGGCCGTGGTCGCCGGCATGGTGGGTGCGGACGGCCTGGGCAAGGAGGTCGTGCAGGCGATCTCGACCCAGAACCTGGCGCTCGGCGTCGAGGCCGGTCTCAGCGTGGTCGTGCTGGCCGTCTTCCTCGACCGCCTCACCGCGGCCCTCGGCAACCCCGGCGACTACCGGACCTCGCTGATCGCCCTGACCCAGCGCGCGATCGCTCAGCGCGCCACCACCACGGTCTGATCCGGCAGACCCCGCACGACTGCCCGATGATCACCCCACGAAAGGAACACTGATCATGACGACACGACGAAATCCCTTCGCTCCCCGCTCCCTCGGCGCCCGCTCCGCGGCCCGCCGTCCGATCAGCCGCCGCGCCGCCCTCCTGGGCGGAGCGGGCCTGATGGGCATGGGCCTGGCGGCCTGCGGCTCCGACGGCGGCAACGGCGGCGGCGAGGGCGGCGGCGGCGAGACCATCACCCTCGGCTACATCCCGTCGTGGACCGACGGCCTGTCCACCGCCTACCTGCTCGACAACCGCCTCACGGCGATGGGCTACACGGTGGAGCACGAGCCGATCACCGAGGCCGGCGTGCTGTACGCGGGTCTCGCCCAGGGCGACGTGGACATGTTCCCCTCCGCCTGGCCCGAGGTCACCCATGCCTCCTACATGGAGGAGTACGGCGATTCCATCGAGGACCTCGTCTCCTACTACGAGGGCGCGGTGCTGAACCTCTCCGTCCCCGAGTACGTGGACATCTCCTCGATCGAGGAGCTGGTGGGCCAGGCCGACCGCTTCGGCGGCCGCATCGTCGGCATCGAGCCGGGCGCCGGCCTCACCGAGGCCACCCAGGAGAGCGTCATCCCCGGATACGGGCTCGATGACTACGAGCTGGTCACCTCCTCCACCCCCGCGATGATCACGGAGCTGGAGAACGCGATCGACGCCGAGGAGGACATCGTCGTCACGCTGTGGACCCCGTTCTGGGCCATGCCGGCGTACTCGATGAAGGCGCTCGAGGACCCCGAGGGCCACTTCGGCGAGCCCGAGTCGCTGCACCACCTGGGCCGCGACGGCTTCGCGTCGGACTTCCCCGACGTCGCCGAGTGGATCGCCGGCGCGACCATGACCGACGAGGAGTTCGGCTCGCTCGAGGACAAGGTCGTCAACGAGTTCGGCGAGGGCCAGGAAGCCGAGGCCGTCGAGGCCTGGCTCGAGGAGAACCCGGACGTGCTCCCGCCCGTCGAGGGCGAGTGATCTCGCCCGGGAGATGAGCATCCCCGCGGAGCACCGCGGGCACTCACGGAGAGCGGGCCGGTCGCGACAGTGTCGCGACCGGCCCGCTCTCCGTTCTCCTCGGCGTGCTGTGCGCAGCGCGCTGCGCTCGGCCGGCGCGCCGCTCAGCGGGCGACGGCCACCTCGCCGCCGGCCTCGGCCGAGGCGTAGCAGGCGTCGATGACCTGGGCGCGGCGCAGGGCCAGCGAGCCGTCGTGCGCGGCGGTGTCCCCGGAGCGCACCTTCTGCAGGAAGTCGGCGACCGCGGCGGCGTGGTGGCCGTCCTCGCCCACCGCGGGCTGGAGCTCCGCGGGCATCCCGGCGACCTCGGTCCACACCGTGATCTGCGGGCGCGCCGCGTCGCCGCCCCATTCGATGTGGGCGCCGCCGTCGGCCCCGTAGAGGGTCACGTAGCACAGGTCGTGCGGGATCCACTGGGCCCAGCTGGACTCCAGCAGCATGGTGCCGCCGCCGTCGAGGCGCAGGAAGGCGGTGGCGAGGTCCTCGACCTCGAAGGGGACGCCCTCCTCGACCTGTGAGACGCCGAAGCCGGAGCCGCCGCGGCCCAGCGGGCCGAACTCGGCGTGGGTGGACGCGGAGACCGCGGTGACCTCGGGCTCGCCCATGAGGTGGAGGGTCATGTCGAGCATGTGGATGCCGATGTCCATCATCGCGCCGCCGCCCGCGCTCGCGGCCTTGGTGAACCACGTGCCCAGCCCGGGGATGCCCTGGCGGCGCACCCAGCCGGTCTTGGCGTAGTAGAGCTTGCCCAGCACGCCCGAGTCGACCACGGACTTCAGCGCCGTGACGTTGCCGCGGCGGCGATGGTTGAAGGACACGTCCAGCACGCGGCCGGCCGCGCGGGCGGCGGAGACCATGTCCGCCGCGGCCTCGCCGGTCTCCGCCATCGGCTTCTCGGCGATCACGTGCAGGCCCGCCTCGAGGGCGTGGACGGCCATCGGACGGTGGAGGAAGGTGGGCGTGGCGATCGAGACGACGTCGAGCTCCGCCTCGGCGATCATCTGCTTCCAGTCCTGGTAGCGGCCGGGCACGTCGTGCTCCTCGCCGAAGCGGTCCAGGAGGTGCTCCTCCATCGCCGAGAGCGCGACGAGGTCGACGGTGGGATCGGCGGCGTAGGCGGCCACGTGCTGCTGGCCGGCCCAGCCCAGGCCGATCACTCCGGCGCGCAGCCTGCGCTGCCCGCCCTCCGGGGTGGCGTCCGTCATGATGCGTGGTTCCCTTCGATCGGTGGTCGGGTCCCCGGCCGCCGGGCGGCGGTCGGGAGGGTGTCAGGAATGTCCGGGGAGGACTCTCACACGTCCGGTGCGAGCAGGTCCAGCGGGTCCTCGCGCAGGCGTGCCAGGGCGAGCTCGATCGCGCCGTGCACCACCACGTCCCGGCCGAGCGCGCTGGCTTCGAGCCGCGGGTGCGGCGGGGTGGAGATCCGCGGCAGGGCGGCGCGGGCGTGGACGAGCACCGGCTCGCTGGCCTCGGCGATCGCGCCGGCCACGACCACCAGCTCGACCCCGAGCAGGCTCGAGAGGATCGCCGCGATCCGGGCCAGGCGCTCGCCGATGCGCGCGAGCACGGCACCGGCGAGCGGGTCGCCGTCCCGGGCGGCGGCGAAGACGTCGACGGCGCTGAGCGTGGACGCGGGCACGGCACCGAGCGCGGGAGAGGTCTCCCCCGCCGCGAGCGCCTCGAGGGTCCAGCGCCGGGCGAGCGCGGCGACGCCGTCGGCCCCGCGGTCATCGCCCATCACCACGTCGAGGAAGCGCATCTCGCCGGCCCCGCCCTCGGCGCCGCGCAGCAGGTGGGAGTCGACCACGAGGCCGGCACCGAAGCGCTCCCCCATCAGCAGGGCGGCGAGGTGGGGGCTGTCGGCGCCCGCGCGCTCGGCGAGCGCGGCGAGGTTGGCGTCGTTCTCCACCACCACGGCACCCTCGAGCGCCTCGACGAAGCCGGGGTTCATGGCGGGCCAGTAGATCGTCCCGCCGCTCGGCGAATGCCCGTCGGCGTCGACCGGGGCGGGGACGCCGACGACGGTCAGCAGGCGGCGTCGGCGCGCGGCGCCGGCCTCCTCGAGCACCTGGTCGAGGAGGCGGCGGACGGTCTCCACACGCACCTCGGCCGCGGCGGCGCCCACCTCGACGTCGGTGCCCTCGATCGTCCCGCCGAGGGTGCTGCGGGCGGTGGCGAGCTCCCTGCCGCGCAGGTCCGCGGCGCGGGCGGTGAGGGTGTGCTGCCCGGCGTCGACGGCGAGCAGGACGGCGGCGTCCTCGCGCAGCGCGTAGTGCCGGGCGGGGCGGCCGCGCTGGACGGCGCCGGCGGCCCGGGCCGCGGAGAC comes from Brachybacterium faecium DSM 4810 and encodes:
- a CDS encoding predicted dehydrogenase (PFAM: Oxidoreductase family, NAD-binding Rossmann fold; Oxidoreductase family, C-terminal alpha/beta domain); protein product: MTDATPEGGQRRLRAGVIGLGWAGQQHVAAYAADPTVDLVALSAMEEHLLDRFGEEHDVPGRYQDWKQMIAEAELDVVSIATPTFLHRPMAVHALEAGLHVIAEKPMAETGEAAADMVSAARAAGRVLDVSFNHRRRGNVTALKSVVDSGVLGKLYYAKTGWVRRQGIPGLGTWFTKAASAGGGAMMDIGIHMLDMTLHLMGEPEVTAVSASTHAEFGPLGRGGSGFGVSQVEEGVPFEVEDLATAFLRLDGGGTMLLESSWAQWIPHDLCYVTLYGADGGAHIEWGGDAARPQITVWTEVAGMPAELQPAVGEDGHHAAAVADFLQKVRSGDTAAHDGSLALRRAQVIDACYASAEAGGEVAVAR
- a CDS encoding glycine betaine/L-proline transport ATP binding subunit (PFAM: CBS domain pair; ABC transporter~TIGRFAM: glycine betaine/L-proline transport ATP binding subunit), translated to MPPVITAEGLYKVFGRRPARGVEALERGRSRAELREDGLTAAVIDASFSVDPGEIFVVMGLSGSGKSTLIRMVNGLLPATAGTLRIGDDVLSDMSAAKIRDVRRRRISMVFQHFALLPHRTVGENAAYGLQVSGMNRSDREARATEALKMVGLEGWGGYRPGDLSGGMQQRVGLARALAADTDVLLMDEAFSALDPLIRRDMQDQLADLQQHLDKTILFITHDLNEAMRLGDRIAMMRDGRIEQIGTSDEILNEPANDYVARFIQDVDRSRVLTASTVMEHPAQTLGSEQGPRTAHKMLRETQNPWLIVLKRDRTPAGVLWEDDVAAAVSDGRDDLPWSTVHEMPVVSHDTPVAELFTLSAQHLSPLVVVDDEGRFAGVVPRVTLLTAAGVGLGENGSDAPADGPDPGAGPGPGPGPGPGPEDDPDSPALHSTDALGGDR
- a CDS encoding Ca2+/H+ antiporter (PFAM: Sodium/calcium exchanger protein); its protein translation is MPSRSHAPVDGTRTDRTDPRIDRADRTDRADHTDPAPAGGAPAGGPPADPPPVGPLRAVLTRDALTRLLLGWAGVGVLTLAAPGPGLPSLALALVLAGIVAIIVVAAGGVVRQAEALAHRLGDPYGTLVLTLSIVVIEVVLIAAVMLGPGEHATIARDSVMAVSMIIMNLVLGLCLLVGGLRHGDLAVQRVGASAYMVMLVALSALAFALPALLDAGGSYSPVQAAVVGGATVLVYAVFLARQMGAQAGDFQEAAPGTGAPSPASGTAADTDADADSDAPTPLGETLAAHRTELFARTALLIVTVLPIVLLSHHMAGLLDEGLARLGAPAALGGVLIALIVFTPESLTSVRAALAGETQRVVNLCHGALVSTLALTIPTVLMIGLVTGNPVVLAESPANLLLLAVTLAVAAISAAAPRVTAIHGAVHLLLFGVYALALFS
- a CDS encoding transcriptional regulator/sugar kinase (PFAM: ROK family), with amino-acid sequence MRRANRQALMQHALRVDAFTAADAMSATGLTRATVLGVCAELEEAGLLHEVSAARAAGAVQRGRPARHYALREDAAVLLAVDAGQHTLTARAADLRGRELATARSTLGGTIEGTDVEVGAAAAEVRVETVRRLLDQVLEEAGAARRRRLLTVVGVPAPVDADGHSPSGGTIYWPAMNPGFVEALEGAVVVENDANLAALAERAGADSPHLAALLMGERFGAGLVVDSHLLRGAEGGAGEMRFLDVVMGDDRGADGVAALARRWTLEALAAGETSPALGAVPASTLSAVDVFAAARDGDPLAGAVLARIGERLARIAAILSSLLGVELVVVAGAIAEASEPVLVHARAALPRISTPPHPRLEASALGRDVVVHGAIELALARLREDPLDLLAPDV
- a CDS encoding ABC-type proline/glycine betaine transport system, periplasmic component (PFAM: Substrate binding domain of ABC-type glycine betaine transport system), encoding MTTRRNPFAPRSLGARSAARRPISRRAALLGGAGLMGMGLAACGSDGGNGGGEGGGGETITLGYIPSWTDGLSTAYLLDNRLTAMGYTVEHEPITEAGVLYAGLAQGDVDMFPSAWPEVTHASYMEEYGDSIEDLVSYYEGAVLNLSVPEYVDISSIEELVGQADRFGGRIVGIEPGAGLTEATQESVIPGYGLDDYELVTSSTPAMITELENAIDAEEDIVVTLWTPFWAMPAYSMKALEDPEGHFGEPESLHHLGRDGFASDFPDVAEWIAGATMTDEEFGSLEDKVVNEFGEGQEAEAVEAWLEENPDVLPPVEGE
- a CDS encoding ABC-type proline/glycine betaine transport system, permease component (PFAM: Binding-protein-dependent transport system inner membrane component); the encoded protein is MTPQDDSFMPRVPVGEWADSAIDWLKANLSWLFDAFRTVMGFLVDNLTDLLLLVPALVAIPVFALIALTLRSWKLAVGTVISFALVLSMDQWETMMQTMALVLVATAFAVLIAVPLGVLASLNSTVSAIVKPVMDFMQTMPAFVYLIPAVTFFSIGVVPGIFATIIFALPPGVRMTELGIRQVDSETVEAGEAFGATPWQILRGIQLPLAIPTIMAGVNQVIMLALSMAVVAGMVGADGLGKEVVQAISTQNLALGVEAGLSVVVLAVFLDRLTAALGNPGDYRTSLIALTQRAIAQRATTTV
- a CDS encoding dienelactone hydrolase-like enzyme (PFAM: Dienelactone hydrolase family) produces the protein MSATTLPIPTDDGDLPGLLWLPENLEEPVPGLVVLQEIFGLSPYIRQRCADLAALGCAVLAPQLFARLDPPVAAVEDQEDVEAWLAEGMALTERLPWERAEADAIAALGALRAHGAVDSERVGLVGFCYGGGLAVAATASAAAEDRPPSVLVSYYGSALPTLLDRAAGIEVPSLHHFGTADSFIPEPMVEEIRRTVTAEGTREQVRFHLHEGAGHAFDNPHPALHHAAAAEAAWRQTVDVLAETLPLRR